The following nucleotide sequence is from Methanomassiliicoccus sp..
CCCTCTAGGAAGTCCAGGGTCCGGGCGTTGTGAAGGGAGTACGCCCGGGGAGCGATCCTCAGAGCCGTCTCCAGGAACGGACGGTCTGCGTTACGGCGCTGGGCCCCGAAGGGAGGGTTCATTATGACAGTGTCCGCTCTCAGGTCCGCGTCCCTGATGTCCATGTTAAAAAGTTCCACGTTAACCCCTGACTCCTCGACGTTTCGCTGGGCGTCCTCTATGGCATGGGGGTCCACGTCGATGCCCGTCACCGACTCCGCACCGAGGAGAGCGGCCCCGATGGAAAGGATGCCCCCTCCGCAGCCCAGATCGACCACTTTCCTTCCTTCCACATCGCCATAGGAGTGGGCGGTGTAGAGCATGTCCGCAGCTATCGTCGCCGGTGTTGAATATTGCTCCAGGTCCGGCCGGGGTCGGCTGTGGGGGGTCACGCGCTGCAGGGCCCGCTCCAATTCTTTCTTCTTCATGATTTCAGTGCAGCCCCAGGTCCAGGAAGTCAGCGCTGGTTAGTATCCCGATGAT
It contains:
- a CDS encoding methyltransferase yields the protein MKKKELERALQRVTPHSRPRPDLEQYSTPATIAADMLYTAHSYGDVEGRKVVDLGCGGGILSIGAALLGAESVTGIDVDPHAIEDAQRNVEESGVNVELFNMDIRDADLRADTVIMNPPFGAQRRNADRPFLETALRIAPRAYSLHNARTLDFLEGMIRAMDARIFFHKSYKFEIPHLFEFHDRKKKEIEVVLLCISSEVTK